In the genome of Nitrosopumilus sp., one region contains:
- a CDS encoding RIO1 family regulatory kinase/ATPase gives MALSFISIKKFSDDPYSKILGYPNATNRQLKSRISELEKLKIKSISLTGPTTLGNLAILGKGYVGIVVIAKRGNKEVALKIRRTDSQRKNMKNESSLLQLVNSVDVGPKMIDASKNFLVMEYLEGEKFSKWIETLKGIGSAKKLKSTIKNILEDCYRLDQIGFDHGELSNISKHVIVGKTKSSLIDFESGSTQRRPSNVTSISQAFFIGSGISKKTQKIFKSSPKEKIIQALKLYKQEKSQENFEQLLKILKL, from the coding sequence ATGGCACTCTCCTTCATTTCAATTAAAAAATTTTCAGATGACCCATACTCAAAAATTTTAGGATATCCAAATGCAACCAATAGACAACTTAAGTCAAGGATCAGCGAATTAGAAAAATTAAAAATTAAATCAATTTCATTAACTGGCCCCACAACACTTGGGAATTTAGCAATTTTAGGCAAAGGATACGTAGGTATTGTAGTAATTGCCAAAAGAGGAAACAAAGAAGTTGCTTTGAAAATTAGAAGAACAGATTCTCAAAGAAAGAATATGAAGAATGAATCATCTTTGTTACAATTAGTCAATTCTGTCGATGTTGGTCCAAAAATGATTGATGCAAGTAAAAATTTTTTGGTGATGGAATATCTGGAAGGAGAAAAATTTAGCAAATGGATTGAAACATTGAAAGGTATTGGTAGTGCAAAAAAATTAAAATCTACAATAAAAAATATCTTAGAGGATTGTTATAGACTAGATCAGATTGGATTTGATCATGGTGAATTAAGTAATATTTCAAAACATGTTATTGTAGGTAAAACAAAATCTTCGTTAATTGATTTTGAAAGTGGCAGTACGCAAAGAAGACCATCTAATGTTACATCAATTTCACAGGCATTTTTTATTGGTTCAGGGATTTCTAAAAAAACTCAAAAAATATTCAAAAGTTCACCTAAAGAAAAAATTATTCAGGCTCTAAAATTATACAAACAAGAAAAATCACAAGAAAATTTTGAACAATTGCTTAAAATTCTTAAGTTATAA
- the cca gene encoding CCA tRNA nucleotidyltransferase: MKQIISKVSKSVIPSKVIEKSKNQIAEIAFELVEKEIEKYSEVIGLEFGGSFAKGTWLSKDADVDIFIKFKKTISEEKFEKISKKIGFNSLKKYSPYVRYSQHPYVEAKINNTKINIVPCYDVKIGEWKSAADRSPFHTKFMKKSLTTKMKNEVRVLKTFLKSNGIYGAEIAKQGFSGYISEVLILEFGSFENLIKSISKIKENQIIGETSKSFETSIVVIDPIDSNRNLAAAISDENIGKFILISRALKNNPSLGFFKDKKRRVVNKFWKNLLVIKFNFKPRSPDIIWGQIKRTTSMLSTQLELGGFTVLRSKSYTDQQNEAYLMFFLESTKINEIYRKKGPEFFREGSTHSFISKNLKNAELVWLGNDKKIVSLEKRKYVDAVNFMKVFLRENLQVCISKGLQADLKKGFKISIGNKNLSKLIKKEAVELISVDGTLLHFN; this comes from the coding sequence ATGAAACAAATAATTTCTAAAGTTTCTAAATCTGTAATCCCTTCAAAAGTAATAGAAAAATCAAAAAATCAAATTGCAGAAATAGCTTTTGAACTGGTAGAAAAAGAAATTGAAAAATATTCTGAAGTGATTGGTTTAGAATTTGGTGGTTCTTTTGCAAAGGGTACATGGTTATCCAAAGATGCAGACGTTGACATTTTCATTAAATTTAAAAAAACTATATCTGAAGAAAAATTTGAAAAAATTTCAAAGAAAATTGGTTTTAATTCACTGAAAAAATATTCTCCCTATGTAAGATATTCTCAACATCCATATGTTGAGGCTAAAATCAATAATACAAAAATCAACATAGTACCATGTTATGATGTAAAAATCGGAGAATGGAAAAGCGCTGCTGATAGATCACCATTCCATACAAAGTTTATGAAAAAATCATTAACAACAAAGATGAAAAATGAAGTTCGAGTATTGAAGACATTTTTAAAATCAAATGGAATTTATGGTGCAGAGATTGCAAAACAAGGATTCAGTGGATATATTTCTGAAGTTTTAATTTTAGAATTTGGAAGTTTTGAAAATTTGATAAAATCAATTTCAAAAATAAAAGAGAATCAAATAATTGGGGAAACCTCAAAATCATTTGAAACATCAATTGTGGTTATCGATCCAATTGACAGTAACAGAAATTTAGCAGCTGCTATTTCAGATGAAAATATTGGAAAATTTATTTTAATTTCTAGAGCTTTAAAGAATAATCCAAGTTTAGGATTTTTCAAGGATAAAAAACGAAGAGTGGTAAATAAATTTTGGAAAAATTTACTGGTGATAAAATTCAATTTCAAACCTAGAAGTCCAGATATAATTTGGGGACAAATCAAAAGAACAACATCAATGTTATCTACGCAGTTAGAATTAGGAGGTTTTACTGTACTTCGGAGTAAATCATACACAGATCAACAAAATGAAGCCTATCTAATGTTCTTTTTAGAATCTACAAAAATTAATGAAATATATCGAAAGAAGGGACCAGAATTTTTTAGGGAAGGTAGCACCCATAGTTTTATTTCTAAAAATCTTAAAAATGCCGAATTAGTATGGCTAGGAAATGACAAAAAAATAGTTTCTCTGGAAAAAAGAAAATATGTTGATGCAGTAAATTTCATGAAAGTGTTTTTGAGGGAAAACCTTCAAGTATGTATATCAAAAGGTCTTCAGGCTGATCTCAAAAAAGGTTTCAAGATATCAATAGGAAACAAAAACCTAAGTAAATTAATTAAAAAGGAAGCAGTTGAATTGATTTCAGTAGATGGCACTCTCCTTCATTTCAATTAA